The Ornithinimicrobium faecis genome includes a window with the following:
- a CDS encoding galactose mutarotase, which translates to MPSSTSQPQTPDHVTLRAGRYTATTTAAGGALASLRHDDRDLVLPSGGQLGRPAFEGAICAPWPNRVVDGRWEHDGQQHELAITEPDRGHALHGFVHDQRWNLLESTATTARWGLDTQPQPGYPWALTLATAYELDAEGGLTWQVTAQQRPIETGPAGPAPYGVTVHPYFVAGEGPAQDWTLELPAESVLTVDERLVPQDLVPVGEASLDLRGGRMLGEQQIDHAFGGLTERVARLTTPAGSGVEVTWSADHRWVQIFTAQWDARRPRHAVALEPMTCPPDAFNSGTDLIMLTEEPVTVGWQVRAL; encoded by the coding sequence GTGCCCTCCTCCACCTCCCAGCCCCAGACCCCCGACCACGTCACGCTGCGTGCCGGTCGTTACACCGCGACGACCACCGCGGCCGGCGGCGCCCTCGCCTCGCTGCGCCACGACGACCGCGACCTGGTCCTGCCCTCCGGTGGGCAGCTCGGCCGGCCGGCGTTCGAGGGTGCGATCTGTGCACCGTGGCCCAACCGGGTCGTCGACGGCCGGTGGGAGCACGACGGGCAACAGCACGAGCTGGCAATCACCGAACCCGACCGGGGGCATGCCCTCCACGGGTTCGTGCACGACCAGCGCTGGAACCTGCTGGAGTCCACGGCCACCACCGCGCGGTGGGGTCTGGACACCCAGCCACAACCGGGCTATCCGTGGGCACTGACCCTCGCCACGGCATACGAGTTGGACGCCGAAGGCGGTTTGACCTGGCAGGTGACGGCGCAGCAGCGGCCGATCGAGACGGGGCCGGCCGGCCCAGCGCCCTATGGCGTGACGGTGCACCCCTACTTTGTGGCGGGTGAGGGTCCGGCGCAGGACTGGACCCTGGAGCTGCCGGCCGAGTCGGTCCTCACGGTCGATGAGCGGTTGGTGCCCCAGGATCTCGTCCCGGTCGGCGAGGCGAGCCTGGACCTGCGTGGCGGGCGCATGCTGGGTGAGCAGCAGATCGACCATGCTTTTGGCGGGCTGACCGAGCGCGTCGCCAGGCTGACCACTCCAGCGGGCTCCGGGGTCGAGGTCACCTGGTCTGCGGACCACCGCTGGGTGCAGATCTTCACGGCTCAGTGGGACGCGCGCCGTCCGCGGCACGCCGTTGCTCTCGAGCCGATGACCTGTCCGCCCGACGCCTTCAACTCCGGCACCGACCTGATCATGCTGACAGAAGAGCCGGTGACGGTGGGCTGGCAGGTCCGGGCCCTCTGA
- a CDS encoding helix-turn-helix transcriptional regulator: MERFPTDRDTDAAFGEAERPVTELGEFLRSRRDRITPDEAGVNSYGRRRVPGLRREELAQLAGVSVTYLTRLEQGQSQNASDAIIGALARALQLDADERAHLHALAHPAPPKRPRTATRPEVAKPGAEQLLHAMVDVPAVLLGRFNDILAWNRAGHLLLAGHLDADAPVLVEDRPNQLKLLFLDEHTRDLYADWPSEAARAVASLRYVAAQFADDQRLAELVGELSVRSPQFARLWAGHDVRLCTSGAKRFRHPEVGELELGYEVLHLPEGNGQRILTHTAAPGSASCAALRLLTSTS; encoded by the coding sequence ATGGAACGATTCCCCACCGACCGCGACACCGACGCCGCCTTCGGGGAAGCCGAGCGCCCGGTGACCGAGCTGGGAGAGTTCCTGCGCTCACGGCGCGACCGGATCACACCGGATGAGGCCGGCGTGAACAGTTATGGCCGCCGCCGGGTGCCCGGGCTGCGCCGCGAGGAGTTGGCACAGCTCGCGGGAGTGTCCGTGACCTATCTGACCCGCCTGGAGCAGGGACAGTCGCAGAACGCCTCGGACGCGATCATCGGTGCCCTCGCTCGCGCCCTGCAGCTCGACGCCGACGAGCGGGCCCACCTGCACGCGCTGGCCCACCCGGCACCGCCGAAGCGGCCCCGCACAGCGACCAGGCCGGAGGTGGCCAAGCCGGGCGCGGAGCAGTTGCTACACGCGATGGTCGACGTGCCCGCGGTCCTGCTGGGGCGGTTCAACGACATCCTCGCGTGGAACCGGGCCGGGCACCTGCTGCTCGCTGGCCACCTGGACGCCGACGCGCCCGTGCTGGTCGAGGACCGCCCGAATCAGCTCAAGCTGCTGTTCCTGGACGAGCACACCCGTGACCTCTATGCCGATTGGCCCAGTGAGGCTGCCCGCGCGGTGGCCTCGCTCCGCTATGTCGCCGCGCAGTTTGCCGATGATCAGCGTCTGGCTGAGCTGGTCGGGGAGCTGAGCGTGAGGAGCCCGCAGTTCGCTCGGCTGTGGGCCGGGCACGACGTGCGCCTCTGCACGAGCGGTGCCAAACGCTTCCGCCACCCCGAGGTCGGCGAGCTGGAGTTGGGTTATGAGGTGCTGCACCTGCCCGAGGGCAACGGCCAGCGCATCCTCACCCACACGGCCGCGCCGGGCAGTGCCTCTTGTGCCGCCCTCCGGCTGCTCACGTCGACCTCCTGA